From Bacteroidota bacterium, the proteins below share one genomic window:
- a CDS encoding NADH-quinone oxidoreductase subunit M: MNLLLLLIVPLIASLAVLFTRTGSQARAVAVAGSLFQLILSGILLAAYLDPAAGPADGTFRFQQSFDWFPAFGIRFSVGVDGIGIAMILLTAVVVLAGSLVSVNIKERPKEFFFLLMLLSAGAYGFFIATDLFLLFFFLEMAVVPKYLLIGIWGSGRKEYSANKLVLLLMGGSALVFVGLLGVAYASGNLAPSFDWMNAAALRMPLDKQLFFFPFLFVGFGVFTALFPFHTWVPDGHSSAPTAASMFLAGISMKLGGYGCLRVAAYLMPEAARIYSPYIVILATIAILYGAFATLMQKDLKYINAYSSVSHCGFVLLGIGMLTPTAIRGAVLQMVSHGLMTALFFAAIGMLYERTHTRKVEELGGLMKAMPFVGTLFFLAGLCSLGLPGLSGFVAEMTVFAGSWERPDTFYRIATVLSCMSIVVTAVYILRAIGSSIMGPLKKADYAELSDAGSSERFAAVLLMAGILIVGLAPFWLNDLIGPATTIITEQLGRWM; encoded by the coding sequence ATGAATCTCTTGTTGTTGCTGATCGTTCCGCTCATCGCTTCACTTGCGGTCCTCTTTACCCGAACAGGGTCACAGGCACGCGCCGTGGCAGTTGCCGGGAGTCTGTTTCAGTTGATTCTTTCCGGGATCCTGCTGGCAGCTTATCTCGACCCAGCCGCAGGACCTGCCGACGGGACGTTCCGCTTTCAGCAGTCCTTCGATTGGTTTCCCGCATTCGGAATTCGTTTTTCGGTCGGCGTGGATGGTATCGGGATCGCGATGATCCTGCTGACTGCGGTTGTGGTTTTGGCCGGCAGCCTGGTTTCCGTGAATATCAAGGAACGGCCGAAGGAATTTTTCTTTCTCCTGATGCTGCTGAGCGCCGGGGCTTATGGATTTTTCATCGCAACCGATCTGTTCCTGTTGTTCTTCTTCCTGGAGATGGCCGTGGTTCCTAAGTATCTGTTGATCGGCATCTGGGGGAGCGGACGGAAAGAATACAGCGCCAATAAATTGGTGTTGCTGCTCATGGGCGGTTCTGCGCTGGTGTTTGTCGGCCTGCTGGGAGTAGCCTATGCGTCGGGCAATCTTGCTCCGTCCTTTGACTGGATGAATGCCGCTGCATTGCGGATGCCGCTGGACAAGCAGTTGTTTTTCTTTCCGTTCCTCTTCGTGGGCTTTGGCGTTTTTACGGCCTTGTTTCCGTTCCATACCTGGGTGCCGGACGGACACTCATCGGCGCCTACGGCCGCATCCATGTTTCTCGCCGGGATCTCCATGAAGCTGGGTGGCTATGGATGTTTGCGGGTGGCGGCTTACCTGATGCCGGAAGCCGCGCGGATTTACTCTCCTTACATCGTCATACTCGCCACGATCGCCATCCTGTATGGAGCGTTCGCTACGCTCATGCAGAAGGACCTGAAGTACATCAACGCGTATTCGTCGGTCAGCCATTGTGGATTCGTGTTGTTGGGAATCGGCATGTTGACTCCGACGGCCATCCGGGGAGCAGTGTTGCAAATGGTGTCGCACGGCCTGATGACGGCACTCTTCTTCGCCGCGATCGGGATGTTGTATGAACGCACCCATACACGAAAGGTCGAAGAACTGGGCGGCCTGATGAAGGCGATGCCGTTCGTGGGCACCTTGTTCTTTCTTGCCGGCTTGTGTTCTCTTGGATTGCCGGGACTGAGCGGATTCGTGGCGGAGATGACCGTGTTTGCGGGATCCTGGGAACGACCCGATACCTTCTATCGCATCGCGACAGTCCTGAGTTGTATGTCGATTGTTGTTACCGCCGTTTACATCCTGCGTGCCATTGGTTCATCGATCATGGGTCCGTTGAAGAAGGCGGATTATGCTGAGCTTTCGGATGCCGGATCTTCCGAGCGCTTTGCCGCTGTTTTGCTGATGGCAGGAATACTGATCGTCGGTTTGGCGCCGTTCTGGTTGAACGACCTCATTGGACCCGCCACAACGATCATCACCGAGCAGTTGGGGCGCTGGATGTGA
- a CDS encoding NADH-quinone oxidoreductase subunit N, producing the protein MNELLAIMKQELLLTGTLLLVLVLKLAGMPSSNNKWNGWMQFLLLANLIGGWIGNVSGNLFGDMYVTDPSLVLQKNLLLLATLVIVSLSTTWLERHRHLPEFYLLLLSTLLGMFWMISSRNLLMFYLSLELATIPLAAMVNFDLGKRISSEAAMKMVLSSALASGLLLFGVSLIYGATGTLSISEAYQGGASEPILTMGFLFFLSGFFFKLSVVPFQFWTPDVYEGAPIPVTAYLSVVSKGAMVFVLGSQLNTAFQSFSPVWYELITWGAILTMTVGNLMAIRQDQLKRFLAFSSMAQVGYLLIGVSASSAAGDASVLYFLLVYLFSNLAAFGVLGLVSGSTGCERISDLRGFSRTHPFLAWSLAIALFSLAGIPPTAGFFGKFFLLTAGAAKGNYLIITLASLNMIVSLYYYLRVVRAMFMERTDRPLGAIASPGSSHLALAICLLMILLAGVASPVYNYFYHAANGI; encoded by the coding sequence ATGAACGAGCTATTGGCCATCATGAAGCAGGAGCTGCTCTTAACAGGCACGCTGCTGTTGGTACTGGTGCTGAAACTGGCCGGAATGCCGTCGTCCAACAACAAGTGGAACGGCTGGATGCAGTTTTTACTCTTGGCAAACCTTATCGGAGGCTGGATCGGGAATGTTTCCGGCAATCTGTTCGGCGACATGTATGTCACCGACCCCTCGCTGGTTTTGCAGAAAAATCTCCTCTTGCTCGCTACGTTGGTGATCGTTTCACTTTCAACCACCTGGTTGGAGCGCCACCGTCACTTACCGGAATTTTATCTCTTGTTGTTGTCGACCCTGTTGGGCATGTTCTGGATGATCTCCAGCCGGAACCTGTTGATGTTTTATCTGTCGCTCGAATTGGCAACGATTCCGCTGGCTGCTATGGTAAATTTCGATCTGGGTAAACGAATTTCGTCCGAGGCTGCAATGAAAATGGTGCTGTCTTCGGCGCTGGCGTCCGGACTACTGTTGTTTGGCGTCAGCTTGATCTACGGGGCTACGGGCACATTGTCGATCAGTGAGGCTTATCAGGGTGGAGCATCAGAGCCGATCCTGACAATGGGATTCCTGTTTTTCCTTTCCGGTTTCTTCTTTAAACTTTCGGTGGTGCCGTTCCAGTTTTGGACGCCGGATGTCTATGAAGGAGCGCCGATTCCTGTGACGGCCTACCTCTCCGTGGTATCGAAAGGTGCAATGGTCTTCGTGTTGGGTAGTCAATTGAATACTGCCTTTCAGTCGTTCTCACCGGTTTGGTACGAGCTGATCACCTGGGGAGCGATCCTGACCATGACGGTCGGTAACCTGATGGCCATCCGACAGGACCAGCTCAAGCGATTTCTTGCTTTCTCCTCGATGGCGCAGGTTGGTTATCTGCTGATCGGTGTGAGTGCCAGTTCCGCTGCCGGCGATGCTTCCGTTCTTTACTTCTTGCTGGTCTACCTGTTTTCAAATCTCGCCGCTTTCGGAGTGCTGGGATTGGTTTCCGGTTCGACTGGTTGCGAGCGGATCTCGGATCTGCGCGGATTTTCCCGTACGCATCCTTTCCTGGCCTGGTCGCTGGCGATCGCGTTGTTTTCCCTGGCAGGTATCCCGCCCACGGCTGGTTTCTTTGGCAAGTTCTTTCTCTTGACGGCCGGTGCCGCCAAGGGGAACTACCTCATCATTACCCTGGCATCGCTTAACATGATCGTGTCGCTCTATTATTACCTGCGGGTCGTACGCGCGATGTTCATGGAACGTACTGATCGGCCGTTGGGTGCAATTGCCTCTCCCGGCAGTTCCCATTTGGCATTGGCCATCTGTCTGCTGATGATTCTCCTGGCTGGCGTTGCCAGTCCGGTTTACAACTACTTCTATCACGCCGCGAACGGCATCTGA
- a CDS encoding response regulator: MTKSLLIVRESGMDDQLIHSMIDPAASVCHVHSCFGLEESLIFLKSTSRERKQLPDLIVIDLDLPDRGGIELLKELQNFIRECNFMPRVIVIGSKLDEQDTEAAMVYPCVRSVVRKPVH; the protein is encoded by the coding sequence ATGACCAAATCGCTGCTCATCGTCCGCGAAAGCGGAATGGACGATCAACTCATCCATTCCATGATCGATCCTGCTGCTAGCGTATGTCACGTTCATTCCTGCTTTGGACTCGAAGAGTCCCTGATTTTCCTGAAATCAACTTCCCGGGAGCGAAAACAGCTTCCGGACCTCATCGTGATCGACCTGGACCTGCCCGATCGGGGCGGGATCGAACTCCTGAAGGAGCTTCAAAATTTCATCCGGGAATGCAATTTCATGCCCCGGGTCATCGTTATCGGTTCCAAACTCGATGAACAGGATACCGAAGCCGCCATGGTCTACCCATGTGTACGTTCGGTAGTCCGTAAACCGGTTCATTGA
- a CDS encoding response regulator: MGYYKALIIDDSEIDRFITSKIMEQCRFADQVVCAASGEEGFTILLETFLDKAEPPAFIFLDINMPGMDGFEFLEIYQSLPEELRSHIRLVVLSSSTNPRDIERAYDNPVVDQYLNKPLQQEDLIALAQPWARRAQAS; this comes from the coding sequence ATGGGCTATTATAAAGCGCTCATCATCGACGATTCCGAGATCGACCGATTCATCACCTCCAAGATCATGGAGCAATGTCGGTTTGCAGACCAGGTAGTTTGCGCGGCATCGGGCGAAGAGGGATTTACCATTTTGCTGGAAACATTTCTGGACAAGGCTGAACCACCGGCGTTCATTTTCCTGGACATCAATATGCCCGGCATGGATGGATTCGAGTTCTTGGAGATTTACCAGTCGCTGCCGGAAGAACTTCGCTCGCATATACGGCTGGTGGTACTTTCCTCATCTACGAATCCCAGGGATATAGAGCGAGCATATGATAATCCTGTGGTCGATCAATACCTGAACAAGCCCCTGCAGCAAGAGGATTTGATTGCATTGGCACAACCATGGGCCCGGCGGGCGCAAGCGTCCTGA
- a CDS encoding response regulator transcription factor, with translation MTEAPLSNKSVLIVDDSEIVRNSLSDLLHSLFPLDGIYMANDGDEAISKVRTHQPSLVIMDIRMRPVNGVMALLTLRKQQPDLPVVIYTNYAYDNFRTMCQRFGANEFIDKSGDVNLLLEAIRAHLN, from the coding sequence ATGACCGAAGCCCCCCTCTCAAACAAATCGGTGCTGATCGTTGACGATTCCGAAATAGTACGGAATTCATTGAGCGACCTGCTCCATAGCCTATTCCCGCTTGATGGCATTTACATGGCCAATGACGGCGACGAAGCCATTTCAAAGGTCCGCACCCACCAGCCTTCGCTCGTGATCATGGATATCCGCATGCGTCCCGTCAATGGCGTAATGGCGTTGCTGACCCTGCGAAAGCAGCAGCCCGATCTGCCGGTAGTGATCTATACGAATTACGCCTACGACAACTTTCGGACGATGTGTCAGCGTTTCGGAGCGAACGAATTCATCGATAAAAGCGGAGATGTCAACTTACTGCTGGAAGCGATCCGCGCCCATCTGAACTAA
- a CDS encoding response regulator transcription factor → MNAPPSFLIADDHLVVRKGLTQILRDEFPESHIREVADATELLQTIREFHPSLLITDLNMPGKPPLEMIQQARMLLPGVPILVLSIHPEDVYALRVLKAGASGYLTKDSASDELIRAVRTLLKGKRFLSDNLADRLANKLGGNEPAETPLHALSDRELEVLRGIGKGKSLKEIASELSVSINTVSTYRARLLEKLGFSSNAELVRFSDEHGIG, encoded by the coding sequence ATGAATGCACCTCCAAGCTTCCTGATTGCCGACGACCACCTGGTGGTGCGAAAGGGCCTGACCCAGATCCTACGCGACGAATTTCCCGAATCCCACATCCGGGAAGTGGCCGATGCCACGGAACTCCTGCAAACCATTCGGGAATTTCATCCCAGTCTGCTCATCACCGACCTGAACATGCCGGGGAAACCACCGCTGGAAATGATCCAACAGGCAAGGATGCTGTTGCCCGGCGTACCGATCCTCGTATTGAGCATCCATCCGGAAGACGTGTATGCCTTGCGCGTGTTGAAAGCGGGCGCCTCCGGATACCTCACGAAGGATAGCGCCAGTGACGAACTGATCCGGGCCGTGCGTACGCTGCTCAAGGGAAAACGCTTTCTCTCCGACAACCTGGCGGATCGACTGGCCAACAAACTGGGTGGAAACGAACCAGCCGAAACACCTTTGCATGCGCTGTCTGACCGCGAACTGGAAGTCCTGCGGGGTATCGGTAAGGGAAAATCGCTCAAGGAGATCGCCTCCGAATTGTCGGTCAGCATCAATACGGTCAGCACCTACCGGGCCCGATTGCTGGAAAAGCTGGGCTTTAGCAGCAATGCGGAATTGGTTCGGTTCTCGGACGAGCACGGCATAGGCTAA
- a CDS encoding PAS domain S-box protein, translated as MKKPGFKYLLMVIVFLLTIGYFVTSSIRHSRLTDETAQRVKLVLDRMIVYENIYDDMQDFETGYRGYVITRDSDYLEPIDRHTREIPLDITKLRSLTNQEGISAAEASDIHNLDSLVQKKIEHGKVVIQLVHDGKQDEAFQRVSSGYGKDLMEKIRTVISSLESSGRYQLQVANTRSSEAAARTRNDYLLSGVIGFSLIGLLLYFLYLEEKRRIRLGREAAHFAAMVDQSQEAIFSVGTDSRILSWNKGAEMMYRIPEQDAVNKRFLDVVRPVMSQEELLAISQHLKTSSHWEGEQIHLRQDGIPIRVISSTNVLLDDEGIKVGYVAHTKDITRIKELEEELQQINSNLAGQVAEKTREIREIFERVTDGFLAVDSKWNITFISDNGAVLLKLEKASALQRNFWDLIPMKYSGEFVQGCEEALLRQRPVELEAYYDPAGSWFQYRIHPSANGLSVFFRDVTVEKRVMEELHRSEQRFRVLVENSRNLIAQFNEHQQLTYINPAGAFILGIPSPEKPQIPFIIQQQLDAVIRKVLQDGAPNEQLVSWKKEEHSCHLLVRVAMVQPDEQGSKMAILVGQDITQEIEHANQLRASRDELRKLTNYLEQVREEERTRIARDIHDQLGQQLTGLKLDLNWIRKKMNGTDPVLNDKILEINRHLDDTVRTVRNISAELRPLLLDDLGLIPAIEHYCEEFHTRTGIQATFSFEGPFPALTDAVNSNLFRILQESLTNVIRHSNARSVIIQLTSSEANLFLTIRDDGDGFETDRKSETLGLIGMKERAIALGGHLVIRSSPGKGTVIEVDVPLSTPLVA; from the coding sequence ATGAAGAAGCCGGGATTCAAATACCTGCTGATGGTTATTGTCTTTTTACTCACCATTGGCTACTTCGTAACCTCCAGTATCCGCCACTCGCGCTTAACCGATGAAACGGCACAACGGGTAAAGTTGGTCCTGGATCGCATGATCGTTTATGAGAACATTTACGATGACATGCAGGATTTCGAAACAGGTTATCGGGGATACGTAATCACACGCGATTCCGACTACCTGGAACCGATTGACCGGCATACAAGGGAGATCCCGCTTGACATCACCAAATTACGCAGCCTGACAAACCAGGAAGGGATCAGCGCTGCTGAAGCTTCCGACATCCATAACCTGGACTCCCTGGTACAGAAGAAAATAGAACATGGAAAGGTTGTCATTCAACTGGTTCATGACGGGAAACAGGACGAGGCGTTTCAGCGTGTCAGTTCCGGCTATGGCAAGGACCTGATGGAAAAAATCCGGACGGTAATTTCATCACTCGAAAGTTCCGGGCGATATCAGTTGCAGGTAGCCAATACGCGGAGCTCGGAGGCCGCGGCAAGAACAAGGAACGATTACCTCTTATCCGGCGTCATCGGCTTTTCATTGATCGGGCTTTTGCTCTACTTTCTCTACCTCGAAGAAAAGCGTAGAATCCGACTGGGGCGGGAAGCTGCTCACTTCGCCGCGATGGTGGACCAGTCGCAGGAAGCGATTTTCTCCGTAGGAACGGATAGCCGCATTCTCAGTTGGAACAAAGGCGCGGAAATGATGTACAGGATTCCTGAACAAGATGCGGTCAACAAACGGTTCCTGGATGTGGTTCGCCCGGTCATGAGCCAGGAAGAATTATTAGCAATCAGTCAACATCTCAAAACTTCCAGCCACTGGGAAGGCGAACAGATCCATCTTCGTCAGGATGGCATTCCCATCCGGGTCATCTCCTCCACCAACGTGTTGTTGGACGACGAAGGGATCAAAGTCGGGTACGTCGCCCATACGAAGGACATTACCCGCATCAAGGAACTCGAAGAAGAACTCCAGCAGATCAACAGCAACCTGGCCGGCCAGGTCGCAGAAAAGACCCGGGAAATACGGGAGATCTTCGAGCGGGTGACGGACGGTTTTCTGGCGGTCGATTCGAAGTGGAACATCACCTTTATCAGCGACAATGGCGCTGTTCTGCTGAAACTGGAAAAAGCTTCCGCGCTTCAGCGGAATTTCTGGGACCTAATTCCGATGAAATATTCCGGTGAATTCGTCCAGGGCTGCGAGGAAGCCCTGCTCAGGCAGCGCCCGGTCGAACTGGAAGCCTACTATGATCCTGCCGGATCCTGGTTTCAGTACCGAATCCATCCGTCTGCCAATGGCTTGTCGGTCTTCTTCCGGGATGTCACAGTCGAAAAACGGGTAATGGAAGAACTCCACCGAAGCGAACAGCGCTTTCGTGTATTGGTCGAAAATTCCCGTAACCTCATCGCCCAATTCAACGAGCACCAGCAACTCACGTATATCAACCCCGCCGGCGCGTTCATCCTGGGTATCCCCTCTCCCGAAAAGCCGCAGATCCCGTTCATCATCCAACAGCAACTCGATGCGGTCATCCGGAAAGTGCTGCAGGATGGCGCCCCCAACGAACAGTTGGTGAGCTGGAAAAAGGAAGAGCACTCCTGCCACCTGCTGGTGCGGGTAGCGATGGTCCAACCCGACGAACAAGGTAGTAAGATGGCGATCCTGGTAGGCCAGGATATCACCCAGGAAATCGAACATGCCAACCAATTGCGTGCTTCACGCGATGAACTCCGGAAACTGACCAATTACCTGGAGCAAGTCCGTGAAGAAGAGCGAACGCGCATAGCCCGAGACATACACGATCAGTTGGGACAACAACTGACAGGTCTTAAACTCGACCTCAACTGGATCCGAAAAAAAATGAACGGGACCGATCCGGTTCTCAACGACAAAATACTGGAGATCAACCGCCATCTCGACGACACCGTACGAACCGTACGGAATATCTCCGCGGAATTAAGACCTTTACTGTTGGACGATCTCGGATTGATTCCAGCAATCGAACACTACTGCGAAGAGTTTCACACACGCACAGGCATCCAGGCTACATTCAGCTTTGAAGGCCCGTTCCCTGCCCTGACTGACGCGGTGAACAGCAATCTTTTCAGAATACTTCAGGAATCCCTCACGAACGTGATACGACATTCCAATGCTCGTTCTGTAATCATTCAGCTTACTTCTTCAGAAGCGAATTTATTTCTGACCATTCGGGACGACGGCGATGGCTTTGAAACGGATCGTAAGAGCGAAACACTTGGCTTGATAGGCATGAAAGAACGCGCAATCGCTCTTGGCGGACATTTGGTCATTCGTAGTTCTCCCGGCAAGGGTACAGTCATCGAAGTCGACGTCCCCCTGTCAACTCCCCTCGTCGCATGA
- a CDS encoding response regulator, translating to MKLKVLIADDSDDIVRRLRNMVLDLDYVSGIGHARNGDEALVVTNFMQPSVVILDIRMPGRSGIETLKEIKQNLPQTTVIILTNHSEEEWRSHCLDAGADHFLDKSKEFDKIPSILGAIAGNPVN from the coding sequence ATGAAATTGAAAGTTCTCATAGCTGATGATTCCGACGACATTGTCAGACGCCTGCGCAACATGGTGCTGGACTTGGATTATGTCAGCGGTATCGGTCATGCGCGCAACGGTGATGAAGCACTGGTCGTTACGAATTTCATGCAGCCGTCCGTTGTGATATTGGATATCCGAATGCCCGGACGCTCGGGGATTGAAACGCTCAAAGAGATCAAACAAAACCTTCCGCAGACCACCGTGATCATCCTGACCAATCATTCCGAAGAAGAATGGAGGTCACATTGCCTGGATGCCGGTGCTGATCATTTTTTAGACAAATCGAAGGAGTTTGACAAGATACCTTCGATCCTGGGAGCCATCGCCGGGAATCCAGTGAACTGA
- a CDS encoding response regulator transcription factor: MRILLIDDHAIVRKGLRQILTEEWPDARYGEAGSFHDGQLAATGEEWDVIISDVSLPDKSGIELVKAIVSQGIQTPILILSIHPEELYASKALRAGACGYLPKETAPNDLIVAVKTILAGNRFLTESMRRSLSASIEREKEQPAHELLSEREFQVMILLSSGKNLTTIADNLNLSINTVSTYRTRILEKLKVDSTAALMHYAISHRLV, from the coding sequence ATGCGTATACTGCTGATTGACGACCACGCGATTGTCCGCAAAGGCCTCCGGCAAATCCTGACCGAAGAATGGCCGGACGCCCGCTACGGCGAAGCCGGAAGTTTTCATGATGGTCAACTAGCCGCCACTGGTGAAGAATGGGACGTCATCATCAGCGACGTCAGTCTGCCCGACAAATCCGGTATTGAGTTGGTCAAAGCCATTGTATCGCAAGGCATACAAACTCCGATCCTGATCCTGTCCATTCACCCGGAAGAATTGTATGCCAGCAAGGCGCTTCGTGCCGGCGCCTGTGGATATCTGCCGAAGGAAACGGCCCCCAATGACCTGATCGTAGCGGTCAAGACCATCCTGGCCGGAAACCGCTTTCTGACGGAAAGTATGCGGCGTTCCCTGAGCGCTTCCATCGAGCGGGAAAAAGAACAACCGGCCCACGAACTATTGTCCGAACGGGAATTCCAGGTGATGATCCTGTTGTCAAGCGGTAAAAACCTTACAACAATCGCCGACAACCTGAATTTGAGTATCAATACGGTCAGCACCTACCGGACCCGGATTCTTGAAAAGTTGAAAGTGGATAGTACCGCTGCGCTCATGCACTACGCGATCAGTCACCGGCTCGTCTAA